The genomic stretch ATAGTTTATTATTTAACTGTTTATATTTAAATCAACTTAAAAGGTTTAACTAACATTCataagaagaaataaaagataatagGTACAAAGAGAAAAGATTCAAAAAGGatatcttctaattttataaagataaaagataatAGGCTTATATAGTTTTTCTATTCTAAttgaataaatttaaaaattctcaATCAAACATTAATCAAGGAGACACTTGAAAACTATAGCTTCAGATTGCAATCCAATATTGACTTGATCCTCTCTTATAGGAACTAACCTCCTATAGATGTGTTACAAATTAAAGAGTTAGAGAAATTTTAGCAGTTAAATTTAATCTTTTACTAGCTAGTTGTATCTGTATCAAAGTTTAATTTCTAATATTCccattttttatttgataatacCATTCAACATTGTATTGCATAATTGTATGAAAAATTAGTAGAAAAAAGAGTGACAATGAAActatgtaaaattataaaaataaagtaaatcAATCAtgtttatttgaactaaaaaacctattatagttatttattatttaactatctataaatacatacatatataaaatttatccATAAAAAGCACAAactatataattataattataataatggtaattaattaattgtattTAGCGTCATAATTTCTCACTTATTTAAAGAATGAACTTTTCAAAATACATTACCAAAAGAAATTAACATACTTAAAATGACGCCAAAATTTTGGTTACACATACACAAaaggaaaattttttttctatttgcaatagttaataaaaaaataaaaaattaattaagcaCATTAAGCAGGTGAGAAAGATAAAAGTAACAAACTTAATCTCATAGAATatcttatattattattattattattattattattattattattattattattattattattatttattattattattattattatctagaATTTGATCTATAAcgaatttaatttgaatatgaaaagataggaaagattaattaaattaaaaaatttattttataaatatcaaattgaaaaaaattgaataaaccTTTATAGGCTTGGCAAAGGACCAGGTCCAATATTTCAATTAGAAGGAAAAATTAAACTTGGAATAATAATCCATCCCCCTACAAAATCTGCGTTTTCTGTTACAAAATAAAGTGTTAAGTTGCAAAGTCTTAAGTTACTTCAGTGTACTACAAACACTGTGTGAATCAAAATCACACTTTGTGAGGTAAAATAAtgatttattttctcttttaattcttgGCTATACATTGATGctataacaataaaatacaGGATCATCACTGAAGGTGCAATTGGAGGATTTTAGCCATGGAAAGTCTTGAAGAAATCAAATCGGAGAACGTAGATCTTGTTAGTATTCATTATATCTTAtttctcatatttttttttttgtttcaatgTATTTATTTCTGCCTATGAATTATGTTCTTGTTTGGTGAAAAATTATAATTCCTCGTTAATCCTTATGTATAATGCTTTGAATCATtggatttatttttttattttttatatatgttaaCATTCTATGTCATTAAATCAATATGAaatttttggcatttttttaaTCATGTATAGTTGCTAAAAACATTCACATCTCAACTATGTTATAAAGctttagatttttatattttaaatatgaaaCTTTGCCAATTTAATTGTGATAGTATCTACTTGCTTGTGTTCTAGGCACAACTACCATTGGAAGAAGTGTTTGAAAAATTGAAATGCACAAAGGAAGGATTGACAAGTGATGATGCCAAGAATCGATTGGAACTTTTCGGTCCCAACAAGTTGGAAGAAAAGAAGGCAAAGAAATTAAAATCTTAAATCTTAGTAatgttttataaaatttaatcttttaatgAATTAGACATTATCTTACATTGattaaaatttcaattataGGAAAGCAAATTGCTGAAATTCTTGGGCTTTATGTGGAATCCTTTGTCATGGGTTATGGAAGCTGCTGCAGTAATGGCAATTGCAGTGGCCAATGGAGGGGTAATTACAATATTGCCCCTTAAAATACCTAATATTTCACTAGTTACTTAacttttgttcttttttattaattaattattattttttaaatcattCCTTAACAGGGGAAACCACCAGATTGGCCAGATTTTGTTGGAATAATAGTTCTGCTTCTTATCAACTCCACCATTAGCTTCATAGAAGAAAATAATGCAGGTAATGCTGCTGCAGCACTAATGGCAGGTCTTGCTCCAAAAGCCAAGGTATAATGTAAACTTCTACAAAATCCAATATCTTGTTCTTTTTATTATCCATGTAtataaggtagcgtttgttttgaggtattgAGACAGAGATTGGAAACTGAATTTCAGTATCATATTTGTTAGTTCAGAgattggtactaaaatttctatCTCTGTTCTTCAAATTTTAGTATTTTCAGTACTTCCAAAAAGTATAGACATAGGGaattgaaatttttagagacggaaaccgaaactttaataacattttatacttaaaatatcctcatttcaattaattaattccgaTTTTACCCTTTGTACAAATTACATTAGATTTTCattcttatttcaatttctgtctcccactttacaccaaacagaatactgagatttatttcaatctctgACTTTCAGTCTCTGTTTCTCtaccaaacgctacctaaaaGTAAGAATTCATATTTATGTCAAATTCACAGTAAAGTACGATTTAGCATTTTATATGTCTATAATAACACGAAAACGTTAGATGACTagcaaaatttattatttttaactcaCACTTTTAAACATTGAAGGCTGACGAATAgctaaaaacaataaattctgCTGACCTCTAAAGTTCTTCTAATAACATTATTCTAATACCAGAcatatatgtataaaatatagttattattttttattctaacaGTTTTGAGATGGTGTGAATTTGATTGTAAGGTTTTAAGAGATGGAAAATGGAATGAGGAGGAAGCAGCTATATTAGTCCCTGGAGacatcataagcataaaattagGAGACATAATTCCAGCAGATGCTCGTCTCTTAGAAGGGGATCCACTGAAGATTGATCAATCAGCACTGACTGGTGAATCATTGCCTGTAACAAAGAATCCAGGTGCTGAAGTCTACTCTGGGTCCACAGTAAAACAGGGAGAGATTGAAGCCATTGTCATTGCCACTGGAGTCCACACCTTCTTTGGTAAGGCTGCTCATTTGGTAGACAGCACTAACCAAGTTGGCCACTTCCAAAAGGTACTATTCTATCAAAATCTTATCTCAATTTTGAACATTAATCTTCATTTGGTTTTTTTACAGTATGATTTATTCTTGTACTTTTTTTCGGGAGTTTCGTCTGCATTCTATTTCAGCAGTTCAATCTGCATTTGTTTTAGCAGTTCTATCTACATTCTTATTACACTCCACGcgtcttctttttttattgcGCCATACGCGCCTCTAAAGATCAATCTTATTGCGCTCTAcgcgtttttttttttctttgctaAAGATATTTGACATGACTTGTTTAGGTGTTAACAGCGATTGGAAACTTCTGCATTTGTTCAATTGCGTTGGGAATGCTAGTAGAGATTATTGTTATGTATCCAATTCAACATAGACCATATAGGAGTGGAATTGACAATCTCTTGGTGCTTCTCATTGGTGGCATTCCCATTGCCATGCCAACAGTGTTGTCAGTTACAATGGCTATTGGTTCCCATAGGTTGTCTGAACAAGGTGCCATCACTAAGAGGATGACAGCCATTGAAGAAATGGCCGGAATGGATGTTCTATGCAGTGACAAGACTGGCACCTTAACACTCAACAAGCTCACTGTCGACAAAAATTTGATCGAGGTTCGTCTTATTCAATATAATATTCTTCGTACTCACTCGTATTCTGTATCGACGTATCATTCATCTTCTTTGTATTACAGACTTTTGCAAAAGATGTGGACAAAGACACTGTACTTTTGCTTGGAGCTAGAGCATCAAGGGTAGAGAACCAAGATGCTATTGATGCTTGCATTGTTGGAATGTTAGGTGATCCAAAAGAGGTTCGTTACATAGCTTCCTTCTATTAAGTTCTTCTGGCAGTCTCTATAGTTTtactaaatttataatattctaAATTTTGCAATTAAGTCTTGATGTACCAAAATATTTCTTTCTAAAAAACTCAGATGCAGtcgacttcatgtgaagttgatagccGAGAGTCGTTAGATAGTttaactgatttgactaaattttcatccaACAGTTCTCAACTATCGTCTCAACATCTATGTTTATTGTCTATAACCATATATGAAACTTTATACACAAACATTCCAAGCTTATAACTATGTATGCAACTTTCTCTTGCTCCTTATAGGCGAGAGATGGCATTACAGAGGTGCATTTCTTGCCCTTCAATCCAGTGGACAAGCGCACGGCCATAACATACATCGATGCCGACGGTAACTGGCACCGAGTAAGCAAAGGTGCGCCGGAGCaggtaattttaaatttttcatttaTATTATTAGTTTCAATAATGTATAATTATAATGTATACTGTATAGCTCACATTGCATTTTGGTTTCAGATTATATCTCTTTGTAATCTAAGGGGAGATGTGAAGAACAAAGCTCATTCCATCATTGATGGTTTTGCTGACAGAGGCCTCCGTTCACTTGCTATTGCTAGACAAGTAAGTTCCGAAAtttacactttttttttaataaaaaaaaaattatgattagttattaaaaaaattatcttttctcAGGAAGTGccagagaagaccaaagagagTGCAGGAGGCCCATGGCAATTCGTAGGCCTCCTGCCTCTCTTTGATCCGCCTAGGCATGACAGTGCGGATACCATCCACACGGCTCTTCAACTCGGAGTCAATGTCAAGATGatcacaggtgatcagctagCTATTGGCAAGGAGACGGCTCGCCGCCTCGGCATGGGAAGTAATATGTACCCTTCTTCCTCCCTCCTTGGCAATGACCAGGATGGTACCTTTGGTGGAATTCCGGTTGATGATCTTATCGAGCAAGCCGACGGCTTTGCCGGTGTCTTCCCAGGTAAGATGACGGTGACAGCTAAGATGTTAATACGTATTATGTTAAACAGTTTAgtcaaatatcattaaaaggaaaaaaagaatttcaagattcaatttattttttgaaatcttAACCAACATTACTTAGAGTGCAAGTTAATTACTAATGTTGTGTGTAGAGCATAAATATGAAATTGTGAGGAGACTCCAAGAAAGGAAGCACATATGTGGAATGACCGGAGACGGTGTCAACGATGCACCAGCACTTAAGAAGGCAGACATCGGAATTGCAGTGGCGGATGCGACCGACGCGGCGCAAAGCGCGTCGGACATAGTCTTGACAGAGCCTGGTTTAAGCGTGATTGTAAGCGCAGTCTTGACAAGCCGGTCTATTTTCCAGAGGATGAAGAACTACACAATCTATGCTGTTTCCATAACAATTCGAATTGTCTTGGGATTCATGCTTCTTGCTCTTATTTGGAAGTTTGATTTCTCACCCTTCATGGTTTTGGTCATTGCCATACTCAATGATGGAACTATCATGACCATTTCCAAGGATAGGGTGAAACCATCTCCTACTCCAGATTCATGGAAGCTAAATGAGATTTTCACAACCGGCATTGTTCTTGGAACCTACCTCGCCATCACCACAGTCTTCTTCTTTTGGGCTATTTATGCAACCGATTTCGTCTCGGTAAGAAAAGAATTATTTAAGGGTGCGTGTGGTTGGAGGAATTATAAATAATTCCTTGGAATTTTAAGATGGGAATATCATATTCTTATGTTTGGTTCAAAGTttgaaaaactatttttaaacaAGTTTGATTCCAGGGAATCAAAATACCATTATTTCAATTCCCACCTTCCCCTTGAGTATCTTTGATTCCCATGGGAATAGAATCTTTATAACAAAGTAATACTTGAACCACACACACCCTAAGAGAAATGTTAGGTGACtgataattttttagtttactTGCAACACAAGAAACTGATTGAAAAAGCAACATTTCCAGAACCATTTCGGCGTAAAATCGATCCGAGGTAGCGAAACAGAGCTCACATCAGCTGTTTATCTTCAAGTGAGTATTATAAGTCAGGCTCTCATCTTTGTTACCAGATCAAGGAGCTGGTCTTATGTTGAAAGGCCTGGCTTGTTGCTTCTCACAGCATTTATCATAGCACAATTGGTAagttgtaacaaaaaaaaacactatTTTGTTTTGCTAATATTTTCTCCTTCAAAGGAGTTTCAAATTAATCATattttctaatatatattttttcatgtTAGGTTGCAACATTGTTGGCTGTGTATGCAAACCTTGGCTTTGCAAAAATCAAAGGAATTGGATGGGGTTGGGCTGGTGTCATTTGGCTCTACAGTCTCATTATTTATATCCCATTGGATATTCTTAAATTCATTATCCGTTATTCCTTAAGTGGCAAGGCATGGAACAATATTACTGAAAATAGGGTATGTAAGGTTAACATTTAAAGTGTTATATGAATTCTGAATTTGCATATATCTAATTTTATACATGCTAACCTTTTTTTGGTTGGTGTATGGTGTAGGTTGCTTTCTCATCAAAGAAAGGTTATGGAAAGGAAGAGCGCGAAGCGCAATGGGCTCGTGAAGAACGCACCAGACATAACCTAAATCCACCTGAAGCCGCAGATATATTGAACACAGGAAATGATTATAGGGAATTGACTGAAATCGCAGAGCAGGCTAAAAAACGTGCCGAAATTGCAAGGTATATTATTTGTTAAAAGATAACGTAGATATTCTTTAGGTGTCCTTTTTCTGTATTCGGATGCTTGTGCACTCGACTGCCTTTTTTTTTATCTAGATaatgttatttatatttttttgaatgtCTTGATATACAAAAATTGGTATGAATAACATTTTTGTATTATGAAATGCTTGCTTTTGTTATAAGTCTTGTTTAAAGCTGAACCATGTTATTGTTTTGTAGATTAAGGGAGCTTCACACATTGAAGGGGCATGTTGAGTCTGTTGTGAGGCTCAAGGGACTTGACATTGAGACAATGAATCAAAATTACACTGTTTGAGTAAATATAGCAATTTCTACTAGgaaatattattagttattagTAGAATCTTAGGAAAAGATTGGTAGTGTTCATCtttgttgtcctttttcctTTACTATGTTAACTAGTCCTCATTTTTTTGGAGGGGGCTTTGAAATAATCCAACAGTTTTGAGATTGTGCAAGACAATCCAAGGTTGGGTGCAGCTACCTAATGAATTtgatatgttttttttattattattatatatacattaaatatttttggACACCATATTGATTTagcttttattttttagtttcttaTTTTGGGTCTGCATTGTCCTAAGTGGTAGTGAAATACTGGATTTTAAAGATGGATCTGTTCTTCCTCAAATGCAAAGTATATTTATTATCTAGAAAATTCAACTttgctaaatttttaaaatgagaccaaattaagaaaaaaaacaaagataaTCTACATTTTTATTTACAGGGCACAATGGCACATATACATGGAGAAAATATACATTTAAAATCTTATTTGATTATTGGTCAATGGAAGCTACAAAATCAGGAAAGGAAAACATGCTCCACATGCAAATTCCTCAACTCAGAAGAATCTTCCAAACTCctcctccccccccccccccccgactttttctctctctctcttgggCTTTTCTATAAATGGGCCTACTCTTGGACCAAATAGTCTTAAATTAATCCAAGTCCAAAATGAAAAAAACTCAAGTCCTAAAAcattagattttaaaaaaaaagtttagatTAGTATTCACTCGTCTGCTTAAACAAATGTCGGAATTCAAATCCTGCTTTGTGTATGTAGCAATTTATTGGTCAACGAcaaatctttaaataaaatttaaatccacaataaattaatttttaatctgtTAGATTGGAATAtcataaataactaatttaagtTAGTCGAATAATAAGCTCTTGCCttatatatatgttaaaaaaccaaaaatattatcataaaaaattatagttaCCATTTAGGTCTTATTACATGacaattattttgattttactaCTTTGATATAGTTATATATATGGTTAATTTATCTTGTGTGCTAAAAACATATTaagattataaattaattttttttattaaaaatacaaaagaaaatttcaatacattttatatctattaaataaaaaaatttaaaatatttcgctactaataataaatttaagatAGTTTTTGATGGAGAGACAGAGATAGAAAGATTGAGACTGAGAAACAAAAACTAAGAGAcagattaaaataaatttcagtattttaTTTGGTATAAAATAGGAGacagaaattaaaacaaaaataaaactctaatttaatttgtacaaaggataaaaaatgaaattaattagttgaaatgatgatattttaggtataaaatgttattaaagttttagtatctgtctctaaaaattttag from Arachis stenosperma cultivar V10309 chromosome 9, arast.V10309.gnm1.PFL2, whole genome shotgun sequence encodes the following:
- the LOC130948483 gene encoding plasma membrane ATPase-like gives rise to the protein MESLEEIKSENVDLAQLPLEEVFEKLKCTKEGLTSDDAKNRLELFGPNKLEEKKESKLLKFLGFMWNPLSWVMEAAAVMAIAVANGGGKPPDWPDFVGIIVLLLINSTISFIEENNAGNAAAALMAGLAPKAKVLRDGKWNEEEAAILVPGDIISIKLGDIIPADARLLEGDPLKIDQSALTGESLPVTKNPGAEVYSGSTVKQGEIEAIVIATGVHTFFGKAAHLVDSTNQVGHFQKVLTAIGNFCICSIALGMLVEIIVMYPIQHRPYRSGIDNLLVLLIGGIPIAMPTVLSVTMAIGSHRLSEQGAITKRMTAIEEMAGMDVLCSDKTGTLTLNKLTVDKNLIETFAKDVDKDTVLLLGARASRVENQDAIDACIVGMLGDPKEARDGITEVHFLPFNPVDKRTAITYIDADGNWHRVSKGAPEQIISLCNLRGDVKNKAHSIIDGFADRGLRSLAIARQVMPEKTKESAGGPWQFVGLLPLFDPPRHDSADTIHTALQLGVNVKMITGDQLAIGKETARRLGMGSNMYPSSSLLGNDQDGTFGGIPVDDLIEQADGFAGVFPEHKYEIVRRLQERKHICGMTGDGVNDAPALKKADIGIAVADATDAAQSASDIVLTEPGLSVIVSAVLTSRSIFQRMKNYTIYAVSITIRIVLGFMLLALIWKFDFSPFMVLVIAILNDGTIMTISKDRVKPSPTPDSWKLNEIFTTGIVLGTYLAITTVFFFWAIYATDFVSNHFGVKSIRGSETELTSAVYLQVSIISQALIFVTRSRSWSYVERPGLLLLTAFIIAQLVATLLAVYANLGFAKIKGIGWGWAGVIWLYSLIIYIPLDILKFIIRYSLSGKAWNNITENRVAFSSKKGYGKEEREAQWAREERTRHNLNPPEAADILNTGNDYRELTEIAEQAKKRAEIARLRELHTLKGHVESVVRLKGLDIETMNQNYTV